In Myripristis murdjan chromosome 23, fMyrMur1.1, whole genome shotgun sequence, the DNA window TcataaggaaaaaacaaaaaaaattctgagattatacagttgcaaatttgcaagaaataatCAGAAAATCTGAGATTACAGTTGTAAatttttgaggggaaaaaaaacaaatttttgagaggaaaacttggaaaactagtttttctcctcctcggggatttagtaagaaggaaatgctggtgatttgagcccagagtCACAAAGTCAACATGtgacaaaaaagtaaaactatttctccaagttttttctcaaaaatttgtgagttttttctcatacatttacaactttaagctcagaaattcagagtttttccTAAGAATATTACCCTGGctctatgtttttttccccctgaagtGGCCCTGATAGGCCGCCGTACTCTCCTCCTCTGAAATCGATAATGAGTGCAAACAGACgacctcctgctctgctcctcagCTACCTGGTGATGCCGTTCATGGGCACCGACCTGGGCAAGCTGATGAAGCTGGAGCGGCTGATGGAGGACAGGGTGCAGTTCCTCGTCTATCAGATGCTCAGGGGACTCAAGGTTGAAGCCTTGCCGCAACTTTTACCATAATCATCGTTATTATCATTACAGCTTTTGATCGGTTGTATTTAAGTGAATTTCAGTCGAGTCACTGAAGGTTTTCTCTGCACCCCACAGTACATCCACTCTGCAGGGATCATCCACCGGGTGCgtgacctttcacctttcacaCTCTGAGCGTTGGGGGTCGGGCTCCTGCTCCTTTTCACAGCCTCTCCCATTCATCCCGACAcccacaacaacagcagcttctcagtgtctgtgtgtgtgtgtgtgtgtgtgtgtgtgtgtgtgtgtgtgtgtgtgtggtgcaatCATGTCTTTCTTAACTCGAGTGAAGCCAATAATCTGTCGGCTGATTCCAGTTTtgaacatttaatttgaaatctCTCGTCCCATGGTGACATTTCCTAGTCTCGCTTTGTCATGTTGGATTTTCAGAATTAAGGAAAAAGCAGATGCAATTCCATTTAACTCACTTCAGCTAATTTTTTGTAATTGCATGGAAAGAGATTAgtgtcaaaatacaaaaaaatgaagggaaaaaatgcatAACGGATTatttgtcatgttcatgttgaacGCCTGAATGTGCAGCCTCGGGAAAGTCGTCTGCCTTCCAGTCGACACTCAGGGATCAGTAGTCTCTTTGTGCTTTGACTTGTGCGTTAGGAAAGTGAAgatgatatttttgttttcaaatgaattttaaagtgaatgaaaaactgaattcaGAATTagttaaaagaacaaaaaatcaaattaaataatgaCCGTATCCATATTCAGGTcacattcctttaaaaaaaaacaaaacaatttcttAAATAATTTATCCATGAATTATTTCTTAAACAGTTAAGTATAAGCATGAAATTGGAGTGTATGCTTATGAAATATCATTTATGTTGTCATCAGTCTGTTGCCAGGTTGTCAGCATTTTCTAAGACCCAAAATCCACTGTCCTCTCCGATGttaacatgtatttttattatttatttttttatttttttccgtCTCCTGGATCTGCATGCCGACAGGACCTTAAACCTGGAAATTTAGCCATTAACCCGGACTGTGAGCTGAAGGTAACGTGTCGCTACATACCGCCACCTACAGGTGAACTTATTACCCGTCGctacattttcacatcacagtttgccgtttgtttttaaattttatttcagaTCCTGGACTTCGGTCTGGCGCGGCAGGCGGACGCAGAGATGACGGGCTACGTGGTGACGCGCTGGTACCGAGCTCCTGAGGTCATCCTCAACTGGATGCACTACACGCAGACCGGTAACCCGCCGCCTCTCGCCTCACCTGTGCGttaactagggctgggcaattaattgaaaaataatcGAAACCGACATTTACGGCCCTTAACCGACATAATCCTGCCCATGTCTGTTATTCCGGTTACCACACCACAACAcgtcacatcacaaaatgctcCTGTTGTCATCATAAACACGGTCCACAGTAATAATATATGGCCTAAATGCTGATGATTAAttattgtactactactactactactactactactactattactactaataataataatgataaaaataatcattagggagcaaaattctgagaaattaaTATAGCCTGCTTACTATGCAGGCacgttatattattattagtgcatatatatactattcctaataataatatagcaataatattacttattataatatttgtttagaagagatgcagctttttgtagtttgacattgccgttttgtttgcaaaagattCAAGCTATAATAATCTGTAATAATCATTCATTAATCGTAATCGaggtaaaatgttcaattaatcGTGATTTGGATTTCTGCCataatcgcccagccctagcgttaaccctcctgttatttGACCCAATTCAGTGTTTAatatctctaaataaatgattaacatcgttttgttttttttttgttttttttgtttttttgttattttggcctcATGTTTCTCGGCTTTTCCTCATTTagtggggacaagtgggtaaaaataattttcaatgCCCTGGACACATTTGGTAGCTGTAGGTGTTACTAGGTTTGACGCACATTGGCTTTAGCTggtttggatgacactgaggaactataacatgccatttataatattaaaaaaaaaattcagttgtCTCTGATTTTCTTAAGGGCCCTCACCTGACATCGGCACACCTGTAGTAGCACCAcaaccactgatagttaatgtgacgTTTGAGGGAGAAAAAcctgattcccacaagaactgaggttatgttttatattagaaagaaacagacacataaacttggggcacaatttttattataatgctTTTCAGGAGGTTTAAGATAATGGAGTTGGTAAATCTGAAGCTAGCAGGAGGGTTAAGAAGTGAACATCaggagggggtgtgtgtgttgacggtgtgttgtctgtatgtatgtgtgtgtgtgttgcagtggaTATCTGGTCGGCGGGCTGCATCATGGCGGAGATGCTGCTGGGAAAGCCACTGTTCAAGGGCAACGATCGTATCCTCACCTCGTCTCAGCACCtgttctcttgtttttgtcctgcacagtattttattttattttattttattttattttttaagctgCCCAGTGTGATCAAAgtctacagagagagagagagagagaaatccaaaCCACGTCCACTGTCtcacactgagacagaaaaacatgagtgcagtacagtcttttgtccACTGGGGGCAGCACTACACAGCAGAAtatccactttatcagctccacctgtacagtctactGCAATAGTTCTGCTGTAAATTTtcacaaagtttataatgttcagtttgtgtcgacattgtggagaatgtgtcactgtAATTCTCTCTTAATTAttgaggtcttgtactggactacattatattgaggtgtttctcattttttgtccccCTTACTTATCTAaaatgaggagggacagaatagtggaaacacctcccAATAAAATGCAGACTGGCCTCTAGAAAGTCTTTGCTGTTACTGTGATAAAGACAACAAATATCATTTTACTGATCGTCTGACTTCCCTGTTCTGATATGGCATTCAATTACAAGTCGAATTTCaagccgaaaaaaaaaaaaatcaaagtttttaGTTGTAACGTCGGGAAATTATCACAGCCAATTATCATTTTACCATCAACTGCAGAAACAGTGTCTTCTTTttaatcctttaaaaaaaaaaaaatcaataaacataCCAATGTCATAGCTGATCAAACCTATGAAATGTAGAATTGATGTTTTCTTTGCAGGTTGACCCCTTTaaatactgtttattttttcattaagtaggctatatcaacaGTAGCCGGTTCTCACCTCCCACATCTGATCATAACATAAAGCAGCAATATTCATCATGTACGACCCTTGACCCTGATGATGTCAGACCTCGACCAGCTGAGAGAAATCATGAAAATCACAGGAACGCCGACGGCGGACTTTGTTGTGAAGCTGCAGAGCCAAGACGTAAGCGACCCGACGCGGCCACCGCCACATAAAACTGCCTGTTTTGGGTTTTTATCATGTtgtatttacaaaatgaaatattcaatgatgtttttgtgtggttTTCATCTAAAATGGTGATTATTTCTGCTTCTAAAATGCTCCGACTGCTGTTTTCTAAGGATtctccaccctgacaagaattcACAAGTGTGTTAAATTGCTTAAGTGTTTCTGTGGAGTAAAAATGGTTAACTTTAATTGATAAACACATGTATTAACCACCAGTTCTCACCACTTTTAGTCTAAAAATGTAGTAGTATTGGCTTCGAAACTCCTTATCGGCTAAACTCGACCATAAATACCCCGAATAACAGACACATAGCCTCTGTCCTGCTTCACTAATCcacttcttttctcttctttttcttccgaCAGGCCAAAAACTACATCAGAAGTTTGCCAAAGGTGCCCAAAAAGGACTTGCACTCCATTTTCTCCAAAGCGAGCTCAAACGGTACGTGGAGTTTTCGCTTGTCCCTGTTGTTGCCCTGCTAATCCTCGACTGAGAGACACTTTGTTTGctgcaagaataaaaaaaaacagacatataaAAGGCAATGTGAACACAATAAATGACAGGTAAAGCATCTGCTGCTCATCTTCggtgctgactgtgtgtgtgtgtgtgtgtcgcagcggtgtgtgtgttggagaagatgctgctgctggacccGGAGAGCCGGGTGAGCGCCGCCGACGCCCTGACGCTGCCGTTCTTCAGCGAGTTCGGAGACGgcgaggaggaggcggaggcgCTGCCGTACGATCACTCCATGGACAACACAGACCTGCCGCTCGACCAGTGGAAACGTAACTCCCACTCAAAACTTCATCAGCAAAATTATACAATAAATAGAGTTAATACAGTAAATAgtcttttattggtttttatactccaaattcttttgtttttttaaaaatctgttttattttaaaacccGATCAGTTTATGacttgttttatatattttttgctgcctttgttAAGGACTTTGTAACATGGATTTGgaaaagtgctttataaattCTATATATTATAAatcaatatattattattataagtatgataataattaatattaaatgttttaCTAATCAGGAACCTATATTATATTACTGGCTGCCTGGCAGGTGTGTGAAGTTGTGGGAGAAAGGGCCGGCTGAGGGATGACGTGGTGGctgacaaaataattttatatttcaaGAAACATAACTAGCATTGAATGCCAAGCAGTGCAGTGTCACtagtttccatggtaaccaggCCTCTTGTAATGTGATATAATGTAGCATAAtatatgtaacataacataacttaGTGTAAAGTAGCGTAATGTAAAGTAGCTTAGTGTAAAGTAGCTTAGTGTAAAGTAGCGTAATGTAAAGTAGCGTAATGTAAAGTAGCGTAGTGTAAAGTAGCGTAATGTAAAGTAGCTTAGTGTAAAGTAGCGTAATGTAAAGTAGCGTAATGTAAAGTAGCTTAGTGTAAAGTAGCTTAGTGTAAAGTAGCTTAGTGTAAAGTAGCGTAATGTAAAGTAGCTTAGTGTAAAGTAGCGTAATGTAAAGTAGCTTAATGTAAAGTAGCTTAGTGTAAAGTAGTGCAATGTAAAGTAGCTCAACGTAAAATAACATCATGGAACATTGAATGCAACATAGTGCAAAGTAACacaatgtaacataatgtaatgtaatgtatcaTAGCATAGTGTAGAATgccataatgtaacataacataaggTAATGTAAGGTAAGCTAGCTAGCTGATGTTGAATTAGTTACTTCAGACAGGATGAGGTGCAGGCAGTctcataaagaaaaacatttaatattttcacGCAGTGAAGGGAAACTTAACTTGACTTAATTAACTTAATTTAATCCCCTGATGACGAATTTAAACTGAACAAGACCAGCGCTCGTGTCTTTACATAAACATCAAATCCAAACGTTCCTGTAAGCAGCGGCTCCATCTTTCATCAAAGTAGCCAAACTGGTTTCTGTCTAATCCAACCAATCACATGATGAGATCAGATGATGTTTCCTTAAAACTCAACTCAACCCTAAACAGGCAGAAAACCTCCCGCTGCACCGCCCTCTAGTGGTGCTGGGAGAAACCTGttagagccaatcagagctgactTTGGCTCATTCCTCAGTGTTGTAGCTCCTGCTGGCTGCCAGTAGAGGTCGACAAAGGTCACAAAATCACCATCTTCCatttataaaacataaaacctgctgtgtgtgtgtgtgtgtgtgtgtgtgtgtgtgtgttatgaaagAGAAGTGACCACGTTGAAATTGACCTGAGAGGAGGACAGACGTTCATAAtcgtttctgtgtgtttgtgcaggtcACACTTTCACAGAGATCCTGACCTTCAGACCGCCCAGAGACTCCAGAGAGACGTCACtttagcaacacacacacacacacacacacacacacacacacaaaattgttTATATTCAACCACGGTATTGCAGAAACTGTATAATGGAATTTGTTAGTTAGTTAAATTTGTAGCTTCCAATAAATGTAATTTCTTAATTGTTATGAAGCTTAcctgtctttattttgtgtgtgtgtgtgtgtgtgtgtgtgtgtgtgtgtgtgtgtgtgagagagagagagagagagagagagagagagagagtgtcacaGATTAGATTTCAAATGACTGCCACAATATTTTGAcaaattttcagaaataaaaaaggGCACTACACTCATATAAAGTCAAGCTAACGAGGATTTCCTTTTAAACGTTGCTCCATTACACagcaggttttctttttttttttctgtgtgactgCTGAGCGACTGTTTGCCTTTCGCTAATTTATTCTGATAAGATTGGAAATGGATCGGGCGCCTATTGTACAGCGTTAACGCTGCGCCTGTGACTCATGCTGATAGGctgcacagagtgtgtgtgagctgggtGTTTCGTTCTCTAAAACACACACCGAGTACAACCTCACACAGGGACTGTGGTAATAATTAACCCTCTCCTACACTTAAATGAACTTAAACCTCTCCTTAAGTGTGGTAGCACTAAATCCTATCACTGTCATGTATTTGTATCAATTTTTCCacgtttttttcttgtgaatttgtgaggtttttcttgcaatttttttttttaattttaatctcagaggaCATCCAAGTATTTTTTCTCCtatatttatgattttaatctGGGAAAATCTAATGTTTTTTTCCGGTTTATTCCCCCTCcccacagtggccctaatatgccgcCGTAGCTTTTGAACACAAAGTCTAAAGATTTCACTGCATCTCTGTGattctcctctcttcccactGAACTACTTCTATTATCttctattatatatatttttttgctgtttattgctgTCTGTGCTGTTGCAAACTGGAAtttcaggttgttgttttgtcattgtttgtgATTACTTGACGTGAttttgggttgttgtttttattctgtatgTAATTATCTTACGGCTGCTCCATATGAAAACCTGAGTGTATTGTCTTGTGCGGGGAcctcagcagcaacagccagTGCTCCTGTAATGGAtccaaataaactaataaactaatcTACAAAGGGGAATCTGGGAAAATCGGACTCAAgtcataaataaatgtttcttttgAAAGCCAGTTTTGCGGCTGAGGAAAACTCAGGGGTCAGGGTGAAAGCTGCCTGCAGGACGTGGCTCACCGTCCGGCCGGGTGACTCAGTTTCCCTCTGATAAGAGCTGCTCGCCTGCTGAGCCGAGCCTGTCGTTTATTTCCTGGTGAACGGAAACTTCGGATCCTCACACAACCATGGCTGATTTCTACATCGCCAGATTCAACGGAGGGTTTCTTTTGTTGCTCCTGTTCCTGGCAGGTAACACAAGACAGTTGAAAAGATgcatatttttacttgttttttttttttgagaaaaggAGTCACAGTGAGTCACATCCTAACCAGGAAATGCGGTCCTCTGGCACGGTGCATCACTGCCTTTCATAAAAGTTTGACGTTTATTATCATTAAATGTGCTTTtgcctgttaaaaatgtaactCAATGACGATGTTGGAAGCAAATTTTCTCGTTTCTTTACCTTGACATGGCACTGTTGTCTGAATCTTTTGATTAACAGCTATAAACCAAAGCAGATATTCacctttgacaaaaaaaaaaaaaaaaatctgatcctGGCATTAATGGATAAATTCACAGTTACAAGTCAGGTTACAAAACTGTGTGCATTATAAAAATTTGGTTTAAGTTCAGGTAGGGAAATTCCTCCAAATATGAAGTTTGCAGTGTTTGGGAGGAAGCCAATTTAATTAAAACAGGCAAACTTAGTTATttaaaaagacaattaaaagcaaagaaaagaataTTTGACCCTGGTTTTAGacagtggaggaaaaataaaactcaacgGTCCGAGTAAAGGAACCTGGACAGTCAATATTAACTGACCCATGAGGATTTGGCAGAAAGAACCCAATAATGTTGGATTTACTGTggcaaaaaaacattacagcaacATCACACCCTAttcaaaagtgaaataatacaCCAAGATAATactgtgtgatgtttttatggACCATACAGGCTTGCAGATGGCGCCTGTACTGTGTGCAGAGGAAGAGAACCAAGTTTCCCCAGAACCAGAAGACGACGAGAACGGTCAGCGATTTTTCTGTCTGCATTAACTGAGTTAGGTTTACTGTCGCTGGTGAATTAATGGTGGATATAATTCACGAAAACCAATGAGATCCCGGTGCTCTATCCCATGGTATTTGCATCTCTCCAcattaaaaccacatttcccatcagccctgtcgcttcctcctccccccctcctcaacatgttGGAAGTCATTTTGCCACAAactctggaagaacagcgccctcttcctgccGTGAGGCAACACAGCAGATTTCCTCACTGACAAACATCAGAATAATTATATCAATCATGAAGTTAAATACATCAGAAAACAGTGTTGGGAAGGTTAATTTGAAATGTAAGAGTCTAAAAAAACACTAGTtaccctgttaaaaatgtaataattactTCACCCAAGTAATGTAACTTATTGCATTTGATTActtgttgattatttttttttgattatttttcttgcTGGTAAACGAGCTGCACAGTGATGATAGAGCCTTGTCAgatttcagagggaaaacatCCCTGAATCTCCCAGATCTCGTCTGATAACATGGCAAGCTGCCTTGACGTGGCCGAtgtgctttgatttgattggccgATGAAAAGGCGGTGCAAATCCAAACGAGAACCAATTAAAAATAAGCTTTTCTGACCTGCGATGTCTGGAAATCGGCCAAAAGAAAATGTTCCTGCACAGAGAAAAgatgcaaagaaacaaaataatattgttAGTATATTCATATAGAATAATATACTTTGGCACGTCATGTTTCTGAGTGTTGACAGTTGTTTTCAGACGGGCCGGAGGTGGACGTGGTGGGTCCTGACTTCGTGACGGTGGGCGTGCCGTGCAGCTTTGTGTGTGAAGCCcgctgcctctcctcctgcacctACGCCATGTCTCTGGACCGGCAGAGCGCCACGGGCCAGGGGAACGTGCTCGCCTTCACCGTCAACCAGTGGCTGGAGGCCCTAACGCTGACCTGCACGGCCACAGACGACGACACGGGGGCATCCAGCACAGTAACAAGGAAGCTGCAGGTGTTGGGTGTGTGCATCCGCTTGATTTGGTTGCATGCATTGTGGGgtttctgctgcagtttttccAGACAGAATCTCAATTCATGATAttgcttaaaggaatactccaacatcttgagcaaaatatcctttttcaGACTTTCCCAGACttagaccagatgttggacaccattttcacctctgtacgtccagtggttcagttcctatgggtagcatttcctgttagcttagcataaacacttgaagtctatgggagtcgttagcctggctgcattaaagtaacaaaaaaaaaataaaccttacggCAACTCCTAAGctaagatgtgtatttcaaatccacatgatcctctgtgtaaATATACcggctttggagttgctgtaaggttcattttttcatgttgacagagccaggctaacgactcccatagacttcaagtctttatgctaagctaacatgaaaagctacccataggaaccaaaccactggacgtacagaggagaacatggtatcaaacatcttgtccgAAAAGGGGCGTTTTGTCCAAAACATGGGAATATTCTTTTGAGCAGCTTTACCTGAAATACATACgcagacaaacatgttttcagaaatATTATCATAAAGATTCCTTATGACTTGAGACATGTCTTTAAAGGTAACGTGCATTTTTGTCTTCTATAGCTGGACCCGCCAATGTCTCCGTCTCAGGTCCTGATCTGATGCACCCCGGGATGAACCACAGATTCAGCTGCCACGCCTACTGCCGGCCGTCGTGCAACTACAGCTGGCAGATCGATAAGGGCCCA includes these proteins:
- the mapk12b gene encoding mitogen-activated protein kinase 12b, giving the protein MSVRARTGFYRQEVNKTAWEVPERYRDLKQVGTGAYGTVCSALDRRTGTKIAIKKLHRPFQSKLFAKRAYRELRLLKHMKHENVIGLLDVFTSEISLDKFRDFYLVMPFMGTDLGKLMKLERLMEDRVQFLVYQMLRGLKYIHSAGIIHRDLKPGNLAINPDCELKILDFGLARQADAEMTGYVVTRWYRAPEVILNWMHYTQTVDIWSAGCIMAEMLLGKPLFKGNDHLDQLREIMKITGTPTADFVVKLQSQDAKNYIRSLPKVPKKDLHSIFSKASSNAVCVLEKMLLLDPESRVSAADALTLPFFSEFGDGEEEAEALPYDHSMDNTDLPLDQWKRHTFTEILTFRPPRDSRETSL